A window of the Microvirga terrae genome harbors these coding sequences:
- a CDS encoding ornithine cyclodeaminase family protein, producing MRVVSSAEIDRVLSFPALIEALAEAFRGDMVTPVRHHHEIERPGAHGTLLLMPSWTGPAMQDGFVGVKIVSVFPENGARGLPSVMGSYLLMDGATGEPVSVLDGARLTVWRTAAASALAARHLAREDASRMVMVGAGALAPFLIRAHMSQRPIREVALWNHNGAKARSLADELAREGLPVTAVTDLEAAVRQADLVSCATLSTAPIVKGAWLKEGAHLDLVGAFNLKMREADDEALRRAQVYIDTPAAKVEGGDVAVSLQGGTIPDSHIRGTLTDLCRSAPPRDREAVTAFKSVGAALEDLAAAMLVWRSLKSVVK from the coding sequence ATGCGCGTCGTATCCTCCGCCGAGATCGATCGGGTCCTGTCCTTTCCTGCCCTGATCGAGGCCCTCGCCGAGGCCTTTCGCGGCGACATGGTCACGCCCGTGCGCCATCACCACGAGATCGAGCGTCCCGGCGCCCACGGTACGCTCCTGCTCATGCCGTCCTGGACCGGACCTGCCATGCAGGACGGGTTCGTTGGCGTGAAGATCGTATCGGTCTTTCCCGAGAACGGCGCCCGGGGCCTGCCCAGCGTGATGGGCTCCTATCTCCTGATGGACGGCGCCACCGGCGAGCCTGTCTCCGTGCTCGACGGAGCCCGCCTGACGGTCTGGCGCACCGCCGCCGCCTCGGCGCTGGCGGCCCGCCACCTGGCGCGCGAGGATGCCAGCCGCATGGTGATGGTCGGGGCAGGCGCCCTGGCGCCGTTCCTGATCCGCGCCCATATGAGCCAGCGCCCCATCCGCGAGGTGGCGCTCTGGAACCACAACGGCGCCAAGGCCAGGAGCCTTGCCGACGAGCTCGCCCGCGAGGGACTGCCCGTCACCGCCGTGACGGATCTGGAAGCCGCCGTGCGGCAGGCCGACCTCGTCTCCTGCGCGACGCTCTCGACCGCCCCTATCGTCAAGGGAGCCTGGCTGAAGGAGGGCGCGCATCTCGATCTCGTGGGCGCGTTCAATCTGAAGATGCGGGAGGCGGACGACGAGGCCCTGCGTCGCGCGCAGGTCTATATCGACACGCCGGCCGCCAAGGTCGAGGGCGGCGACGTGGCCGTGTCGCTTCAGGGCGGCACCATCCCTGACAGCCATATCCGCGGCACCCTGACGGATCTGTGCCGGAGCGCGCCTCCTCGCGACCGCGAGGCCGTCACGGCCTTCAAGTCGGTGGGTGCGGCGCTGGAGGATCTGGCTGCGGCGATGCTGGTGTGGCGCTCGCTGAAAAGCGTTGTAAAATAG
- a CDS encoding lipopolysaccharide assembly protein LapA domain-containing protein, translating to MIRFLKALILLPVAILVVLLAVANRAPVTLSLDPFSQEAPEFATQLPLFAVIFAAVMLGVVIGGTASWLAQGKNRRKGRQSRREARQLRYETERLKSQGASGNTLPATVSSSPSPRF from the coding sequence GTGATTCGCTTCCTGAAGGCGCTCATTCTCCTGCCGGTGGCCATCCTGGTCGTTCTGCTCGCGGTCGCAAACCGCGCGCCGGTCACGCTGTCGCTCGATCCATTCTCGCAGGAGGCGCCTGAATTCGCCACGCAGCTGCCCCTGTTCGCCGTGATCTTCGCGGCCGTCATGCTGGGCGTGGTCATCGGCGGCACCGCGAGCTGGCTTGCCCAGGGCAAGAACCGTCGCAAGGGACGTCAGTCGCGCCGCGAAGCGCGCCAGCTGCGCTATGAGACCGAGCGGCTCAAGTCGCAGGGCGCTTCGGGCAACACGCTGCCGGCCACGGTGTCCTCGTCCCCCAGCCCCAGGTTCTAA
- the ihfB gene encoding integration host factor subunit beta: MIKSELVLKIAEQNPHLYQRDVEKIVNAILDTIGDALARGDRVELRGFGAFSVKKRDARTGRNPRTGAAVSISEKVVPVFKTGKEMRQRLNAPAPKVLKAAAAQ, translated from the coding sequence ATGATCAAATCCGAACTGGTGCTCAAGATCGCCGAGCAGAACCCGCATCTCTATCAGCGCGACGTCGAGAAGATCGTGAACGCCATCCTCGATACGATCGGCGACGCCCTCGCCAGGGGCGACCGGGTCGAGCTGCGCGGCTTCGGCGCGTTCTCGGTGAAGAAGCGCGATGCCCGCACGGGCCGCAACCCGCGCACGGGTGCAGCCGTTTCCATCTCCGAAAAGGTCGTTCCCGTCTTCAAGACGGGCAAGGAAATGCGGCAGCGGCTCAATGCTCCGGCCCCGAAGGTGCTCAAGGCCGCGGCCGCGCAGTGA
- the sppA gene encoding signal peptide peptidase SppA — MSIDAEAIADRRRLRRKLSFWRVAGFSGLIAAVAALGYAAADRAGYGAIQNQIARISVDGVITGNQRLADLMQRVGDSSAVSGVVISINSPGGTTTGSEELYRNIRRLSEKKPVVTFVDGTAASGGYITAIATDYIVARETSLVGSIGVLFQYPDLSGLMGQVGVKLEEVKSSPLKAEPSPFKPTSPEARAAMQAVVNDTYDWFKALVRERRRLNEGELAAASTGQVFSGRQGVPMKLVDRIGGERDAVVWMEQNKGVAKDLPIRDWKPSSDRDLSFFAMSATVADLFGFERVADALRRTSSHAEIAQLDGLLAVWQPSEK, encoded by the coding sequence ATGTCCATCGATGCCGAAGCCATCGCCGACCGCCGCCGTCTGCGCCGCAAGCTGTCCTTCTGGCGCGTCGCCGGCTTTTCCGGCCTGATCGCCGCCGTGGCCGCCCTCGGCTACGCTGCCGCCGACCGGGCGGGATACGGGGCGATCCAGAACCAGATCGCGCGGATCTCCGTCGACGGCGTGATCACCGGCAACCAGCGCCTGGCCGACCTCATGCAGCGCGTGGGCGATTCGAGCGCGGTCTCCGGCGTCGTGATCTCCATCAACAGCCCCGGCGGCACCACGACGGGCTCCGAGGAGCTCTACCGCAACATCCGCCGGCTCAGCGAGAAGAAGCCCGTCGTCACCTTCGTGGACGGCACGGCCGCGTCGGGCGGCTACATCACGGCGATCGCCACCGACTACATCGTCGCCCGCGAGACATCGCTCGTCGGCTCCATCGGGGTGCTGTTCCAGTATCCCGACCTGTCAGGCCTCATGGGCCAAGTCGGCGTGAAGCTCGAGGAGGTGAAATCCTCGCCGCTCAAGGCGGAGCCGAGCCCGTTCAAGCCGACCTCGCCCGAGGCCCGCGCGGCCATGCAGGCGGTGGTCAACGACACCTACGACTGGTTCAAGGCCTTGGTGCGCGAGCGCCGCCGGCTCAACGAGGGCGAGCTCGCTGCAGCCTCCACCGGCCAGGTCTTCAGCGGCCGTCAGGGCGTGCCCATGAAGCTCGTCGACAGGATCGGCGGCGAGCGCGATGCTGTCGTCTGGATGGAGCAGAACAAGGGCGTGGCCAAGGATCTGCCGATTCGCGACTGGAAGCCGAGCAGCGACCGGGATCTGTCCTTCTTCGCCATGAGCGCAACGGTAGCCGACCTCTTCGGATTCGAGCGCGTGGCCGATGCGCTCCGCCGGACATCGTCCCATGCCGAGATTGCGCAACTTGACGGCCTTCTGGCTGTCTGGCAACCTTCGGAAAAATAA
- the rpsA gene encoding 30S ribosomal protein S1 yields MSAALQQPSREDFAALLEESFRTSEISEGSVVKGKVVAIEKDVAVIDIGAKTEGRVALKEFAGPNRDQTVVVGDEVEVYVERIENALGEAVISRDKARREESWVKLEKAFEAGERVNGTIFNQVKGGYTVDLDGAVAFLPRSQVDIRPVRDVTPLMGVAQPFQILKMDRRRGNIVVSRRTVLEESRAEQRSELVANLEEGQVIDGVVKNITEYGAFVDLGGIDGLLHVTDMAWRRVNHPSEVVTIGQTVKVKIIKINHETHRISLGIKQLLADPWEGIAARYPVGAKLKGRVTNITDYGAFVELEPGIEGLIHVSEMSWTKKNVHPGKIISTSQEVEVVILEVDQVKRRISLGLKQTLQNPWEAFAEKHPVGTEVEGEVKNKTEFGLFIGLENDVDGMVHLSDLDWNRPGEQVIDDFKKGDVVRAQVLDVDVEKERISLGIKQLAGDPFAEAGEIKKGQIVTCEVLEVKDGGLEVKIVDTDLTTFIKRNELARDRADQRPERFAAGEKLDARVTQFDRKARRVTVSIKALEVAEEKEAMAQYGSTDSGASLGDILGAALKARTDKK; encoded by the coding sequence TTGCAACAGCCGAGCCGTGAAGATTTCGCGGCCCTGCTCGAAGAATCCTTCCGCACCTCCGAGATCAGCGAAGGCTCGGTCGTGAAGGGCAAGGTGGTCGCGATCGAAAAGGACGTCGCGGTCATCGATATCGGGGCCAAGACCGAAGGTCGCGTCGCCCTGAAAGAATTTGCCGGCCCGAACCGCGACCAGACGGTCGTCGTCGGTGACGAGGTCGAGGTCTATGTCGAGCGCATCGAGAATGCGCTGGGCGAGGCCGTCATCTCCCGTGACAAGGCCCGCCGCGAAGAGTCGTGGGTGAAGCTCGAGAAGGCCTTCGAGGCCGGCGAGCGCGTCAACGGCACGATCTTCAACCAGGTGAAGGGCGGCTACACGGTCGACCTCGACGGCGCCGTGGCGTTCCTGCCCCGCTCGCAGGTCGACATCCGCCCGGTGCGCGACGTCACCCCGCTCATGGGCGTGGCCCAGCCGTTCCAGATCCTCAAGATGGATCGCCGCCGCGGCAACATCGTCGTGTCGCGCCGTACGGTTCTCGAGGAGAGCCGCGCCGAGCAGCGTTCCGAGCTCGTGGCTAACCTCGAAGAGGGTCAGGTCATCGACGGCGTGGTCAAGAACATCACCGAGTACGGTGCGTTCGTTGACCTCGGCGGCATCGACGGCCTGCTGCACGTCACCGACATGGCATGGCGCCGCGTCAATCATCCGTCCGAGGTCGTAACCATCGGCCAGACGGTGAAGGTGAAGATCATCAAGATCAACCACGAGACGCACCGCATCTCGCTGGGCATCAAGCAGCTGCTGGCCGATCCGTGGGAGGGCATCGCCGCCCGCTATCCGGTCGGCGCCAAGCTGAAGGGCCGCGTCACGAACATCACCGACTACGGTGCGTTCGTCGAGCTCGAGCCTGGCATCGAAGGCCTGATCCACGTGTCGGAGATGTCCTGGACGAAGAAGAACGTCCACCCGGGCAAGATCATCTCCACCTCCCAGGAGGTCGAGGTCGTGATCCTCGAGGTCGACCAGGTGAAGCGCCGCATCTCGCTGGGCCTGAAGCAGACGCTCCAGAACCCGTGGGAGGCCTTCGCCGAGAAGCACCCGGTCGGCACCGAAGTCGAAGGCGAGGTCAAGAACAAGACCGAGTTCGGTCTGTTCATCGGTCTCGAGAACGACGTCGACGGCATGGTCCACCTTTCGGATCTCGACTGGAACCGTCCGGGCGAGCAGGTCATCGACGACTTCAAGAAGGGCGACGTCGTGCGCGCTCAGGTTCTCGACGTGGACGTCGAGAAGGAGCGCATCTCGCTCGGCATCAAGCAGCTTGCGGGCGATCCCTTCGCCGAAGCCGGCGAGATCAAGAAGGGCCAGATCGTCACCTGCGAGGTTCTCGAGGTGAAGGACGGTGGCCTGGAGGTGAAGATCGTCGACACCGACCTCACCACCTTCATCAAGCGCAACGAGCTCGCTCGTGACCGCGCCGACCAGCGCCCCGAGCGCTTCGCCGCCGGCGAGAAGCTCGATGCCCGTGTCACGCAGTTCGACCGCAAGGCCCGCCGCGTCACCGTCTCCATCAAGGCCCTCGAGGTCGCCGAGGAGAAGGAGGCCATGGCCCAGTACGGCTCGACCGATTCGGGCGCGTCGCTCGGCGACATCCTGGGTGCCGCCCTCAAGGCCCGCACCGACAAGAAGTAA